Proteins co-encoded in one Halostella limicola genomic window:
- a CDS encoding aldo/keto reductase, protein MVENQSDTFDVGEFTVHRLGYGAMRLCGEEIIGPPDDEESARDVLERAVDLGVDIVDTADSYGPGVSERLIGETLGDPDDVVVATKGGLLRNADGDWIPHGDPDYLRNAVLASLDRLRTDTIDLYQFHRPDPDTPFEDSVTALAELKDEGQIAEIGVSNVTVEQLDEAREIVDVATVQNEYNVANRDDEDVLEACEEYGIGFVPWFPLGAGDLGEKEGAVREVADAHDASPQQIALAWLLEHSDVTLPIPGTSSVEHLEQNVAATGIDLTDEQYQQLTE, encoded by the coding sequence CGGCGAGTTCACCGTCCACCGACTCGGCTACGGCGCGATGCGCCTCTGCGGCGAGGAGATCATCGGCCCGCCGGACGACGAGGAGAGCGCCCGAGACGTGCTCGAACGCGCGGTCGATCTCGGCGTGGATATCGTCGACACGGCCGACTCCTACGGCCCGGGCGTCAGCGAGCGCCTCATCGGCGAGACGCTGGGCGACCCGGACGACGTGGTCGTCGCGACGAAGGGCGGTCTTCTCCGGAACGCTGACGGCGACTGGATCCCTCACGGCGATCCGGACTACCTCCGCAACGCGGTCCTCGCCAGCCTCGACCGCCTCCGCACCGACACTATCGACCTCTACCAGTTCCACCGCCCGGACCCGGACACGCCGTTCGAGGACTCGGTGACGGCGCTGGCCGAACTGAAAGACGAGGGGCAGATCGCGGAGATCGGGGTCAGCAACGTGACCGTCGAACAGCTCGACGAGGCCCGGGAGATCGTCGACGTCGCGACAGTCCAGAACGAGTACAACGTGGCCAACCGCGACGACGAGGACGTGCTGGAAGCGTGCGAGGAATACGGCATCGGTTTCGTCCCGTGGTTCCCGCTCGGCGCGGGCGACCTCGGTGAGAAGGAGGGGGCTGTGCGGGAAGTCGCCGACGCGCACGACGCCAGCCCGCAGCAGATCGCGCTGGCGTGGCTGCTCGAACACTCGGACGTGACACTGCCGATCCCCGGCACGTCGAGCGTCGAGCACCTCGAACAGAACGTCGCCGCGACGGGGATCGACCTCACCGACGAGCAGTATCAGCAGTTGACCGAATAG